A stretch of Pseudoclavibacter chungangensis DNA encodes these proteins:
- a CDS encoding MBL fold metallo-hydrolase: MKLTKLEHSCLLLEKGSSRLLVDPGNLTTPITEATGAVGIVVTHEHPDHWTREQLARVAASNPGLRVFTTAGAAKAISAEPIEGVAGVVVAEPGSTHDAAPFTLRFYGGVHAEIHSSIPRIDNIGVVVDDGVLAYGGDSFDAPADEDGEPIRVDVLAVAEYGPWMRIADSMDLIERVRPKRVVGVHEMLLARAGKELAASRLRDAVESVGGHYLDLQPYESVDLD, encoded by the coding sequence GTGAAACTCACCAAGCTCGAACACTCCTGCCTGCTGCTCGAGAAGGGCTCGTCGCGGCTCCTCGTGGATCCCGGCAATCTCACGACCCCGATCACGGAGGCGACGGGTGCGGTCGGGATCGTCGTGACCCACGAGCACCCGGACCACTGGACGCGCGAGCAGCTCGCTCGCGTCGCCGCCTCGAACCCCGGGCTGCGCGTCTTCACCACGGCGGGCGCGGCGAAGGCGATCTCGGCCGAACCGATCGAGGGGGTCGCGGGGGTCGTCGTGGCGGAGCCGGGCTCGACGCACGACGCGGCCCCCTTCACGCTCCGCTTCTACGGCGGCGTGCACGCCGAGATCCACTCGTCCATCCCTCGCATCGACAACATCGGGGTCGTCGTCGACGACGGGGTCCTGGCGTACGGCGGCGACTCGTTCGACGCACCCGCGGACGAGGACGGCGAGCCGATCCGCGTCGACGTGCTCGCGGTCGCCGAGTACGGGCCGTGGATGCGCATCGCCGACTCGATGGACCTCATCGAGCGGGTGCGCCCGAAGCGCGTCGTCGGTGTCCACGAGATGCTCCTCGCCCGAGCCGGCAAGGAGCTCGCGGCATCGCGCCTGCGCGATGCCGTCGAGTCGGTGGGCGGCCACTACCTCGACCTCCAGCCCTACGAGTCCGTCGACCTCGACTAG
- a CDS encoding Gfo/Idh/MocA family oxidoreductase: protein MQRFALIGAGFIGAVHARNLAADPGVDLRLVADLDPARADAVAAAHGARGTTDLDAVFDRDEIDAVLIASSTDTHASNLRRAAAAGIAALVEKPIDLDLDRAREVVREVEAADIPAMVDFNRRFDRDHAALRRIVADGGIGELQLLQLTSRGPELPPIDYLRVSGGQMRDQAVHFFDLARWIADEEVVEVHAMGSALADPRVAEVGDVDTSSTTLRLASGAIVQIDCLRCTGYGYDERIEAAGSAGLVESARMRSGGVTRFAGTRAEADGLHAGWFERVQPTYAAALRSFVEALETGSPVGATLRDGLAAQAIAEAATRSLASGRTEPVVHD from the coding sequence GTGCAGCGCTTCGCCCTCATCGGTGCCGGATTCATCGGTGCCGTCCATGCCCGCAACCTCGCCGCCGACCCCGGCGTCGACCTCCGACTCGTCGCCGATCTGGATCCGGCCCGCGCGGACGCCGTCGCCGCGGCCCACGGTGCCCGCGGCACGACCGACCTCGACGCGGTGTTCGACCGTGACGAGATCGACGCCGTCCTCATCGCCTCCTCGACCGACACGCACGCGAGCAACCTGCGCCGGGCGGCGGCCGCCGGTATCGCGGCGCTCGTCGAGAAGCCCATCGACCTCGATCTGGATCGTGCGCGCGAGGTCGTGCGCGAGGTCGAGGCCGCAGACATCCCCGCCATGGTCGACTTCAACCGCCGCTTCGACCGCGACCACGCCGCCCTCCGCCGCATCGTCGCCGACGGCGGCATCGGGGAGCTGCAGCTCCTCCAGCTCACCTCGCGCGGCCCGGAGCTGCCCCCGATCGACTACCTGCGGGTGTCCGGCGGCCAGATGCGCGACCAGGCCGTGCACTTCTTCGACCTCGCACGCTGGATCGCGGACGAGGAGGTCGTCGAGGTGCACGCGATGGGCTCCGCCCTCGCCGACCCGCGCGTCGCCGAGGTCGGCGACGTCGACACGTCCTCCACGACCCTCCGGCTCGCGAGCGGCGCGATCGTCCAGATCGACTGCCTGCGATGCACGGGCTACGGCTACGACGAGCGCATCGAGGCGGCCGGGTCCGCAGGCCTCGTCGAATCGGCCCGCATGCGCTCCGGCGGCGTCACGCGCTTCGCCGGGACGCGGGCCGAGGCCGACGGCCTCCACGCCGGCTGGTTCGAACGCGTCCAGCCGACCTACGCCGCCGCGCTGCGCTCGTTCGTCGAGGCGCTCGAGACGGGATCGCCCGTCGGTGCGACGCTCCGGGACGGCCTGGCCGCGCAGGCGATCGCCGAGGCAGCCACACGTTCGCTCGCCTCGGGACGTACCGAGCCCGTCGTCCACGACTGA
- a CDS encoding sugar phosphate isomerase/epimerase family protein, with amino-acid sequence MPKLSMNVTTTFHGNVRNDIAVAKAAGYGGIELQSPKLYRYLDAGFTAESLLPELEGIEVTGLGAVLDIEREGDARDEFLAEVERMADLAVVLGAPIVQLCTGPVDWNVVKDFRAGRLTADDPRYRGTVGRSEDEAIDVLAGNVREAAAIAADRGLDLYLEPLAWSNVNRCAQALEIVERAGRPNVGIALDTWHFWTVGDTLDEVAALPRELIKAVHLSDGFDLDRANDVPQQDVHRNVVIGGGAIPLQEWVDVIKTTGYDGWWVSEMFSDRANEHEFLEVATTMRGLLDLLVA; translated from the coding sequence GTGCCGAAGCTCTCCATGAACGTCACGACCACGTTCCACGGCAACGTCCGCAACGACATCGCCGTCGCGAAGGCCGCCGGGTACGGCGGCATCGAGCTGCAGAGCCCCAAGCTCTACCGCTATCTCGACGCAGGCTTCACGGCCGAGTCGCTCCTGCCCGAGCTCGAGGGCATCGAGGTCACGGGACTCGGTGCCGTGCTCGACATCGAGCGCGAGGGCGACGCGCGCGACGAGTTCCTCGCCGAGGTCGAGCGCATGGCCGACCTCGCCGTCGTCCTCGGTGCACCCATCGTGCAGCTCTGCACGGGGCCCGTCGACTGGAACGTCGTGAAGGACTTCCGCGCGGGCCGCCTCACGGCCGACGACCCCCGGTACCGGGGCACGGTCGGACGCAGCGAGGACGAGGCGATCGACGTCCTCGCCGGCAACGTGCGCGAGGCCGCCGCGATCGCGGCCGATCGCGGACTCGACCTCTACCTCGAACCCCTCGCCTGGTCGAACGTCAACCGCTGCGCGCAGGCGCTCGAGATCGTCGAGCGAGCCGGCCGCCCCAACGTCGGCATCGCCCTCGACACGTGGCACTTCTGGACCGTCGGCGACACGCTCGACGAGGTCGCCGCGCTCCCGCGCGAACTCATCAAGGCCGTCCACCTCTCCGACGGCTTCGACCTCGACCGCGCGAACGACGTGCCGCAGCAGGACGTGCACCGCAACGTCGTGATCGGCGGCGGCGCGATCCCGCTCCAGGAGTGGGTCGACGTCATCAAGACCACCGGCTACGACGGCTGGTGGGTCTCCGAGATGTTCTCCGATCGTGCGAACGAGCACGAGTTCCTCGAGGTCGCGACCACGATGCGCGGCCTGCTCGACCTCCTCGTCGCCTGA
- a CDS encoding helix-turn-helix transcriptional regulator produces the protein MPTPTRIAVVGVPPLLRPWLLDLLHALPITVDADFVSLDACDLSTSDPGTDGIVWCPVDVPSDALDPRLLRLRRFGVPLLVADLFGTREVADTARRANTPLVRFGAGRDELFGAIERLVRAASGEFPVAEHMPAARAAAPDLSEREEHVLRLYAAGVLIKQIAFELGLSLNTVKSYRARIQAKYAAVGVDLRQRLDFHIEARRRYADFDASDVFTRGRADRRPSSPPRPSEGIVVPAPAPAPALAPAPALAPAPAPASAPSTATVARRPHGAHRAERPQGVTLVPVD, from the coding sequence ATGCCGACCCCCACTCGGATCGCGGTGGTCGGGGTGCCCCCGCTCCTGCGCCCCTGGCTGCTCGATCTGCTTCACGCGCTGCCCATCACCGTCGACGCGGACTTCGTGTCCCTCGACGCGTGCGACCTGTCCACGTCCGATCCCGGCACCGACGGCATCGTGTGGTGCCCGGTCGATGTGCCGTCGGACGCGCTGGATCCCAGGCTCCTGCGGCTGCGCAGGTTCGGCGTGCCGCTGCTCGTCGCCGATCTTTTCGGGACGCGCGAGGTGGCGGACACGGCCCGACGCGCGAACACGCCGCTCGTGCGCTTCGGGGCCGGACGGGACGAGTTGTTCGGGGCGATCGAGCGGCTCGTGCGCGCCGCATCGGGCGAATTCCCCGTCGCGGAGCACATGCCGGCCGCGCGTGCCGCCGCACCCGACCTCAGCGAACGCGAGGAGCACGTGCTGCGCCTCTACGCGGCCGGCGTCCTCATCAAACAGATCGCGTTCGAGCTCGGGCTGTCCCTCAACACCGTCAAGAGCTATCGGGCACGCATCCAGGCGAAGTACGCCGCGGTGGGTGTCGACCTCCGGCAGCGACTCGACTTCCACATCGAGGCCCGTCGGCGCTACGCGGACTTCGATGCGAGCGACGTGTTCACGCGTGGTCGCGCCGATCGGCGGCCGTCGTCACCGCCGCGGCCGAGCGAGGGCATCGTGGTGCCCGCGCCCGCGCCCGCGCCGGCGCTCGCGCCCGCGCCGGCGCTCGCGCCCGCGCCGGCGCCGGCCTCCGCGCCGTCGACCGCGACGGTCGCGCGTCGTCCGCACGGTGCACATCGCGCCGAACGCCCGCAGGGTGTGACGCTCGTCCCGGTCGACTGA